A genomic segment from Actinomyces lilanjuaniae encodes:
- a CDS encoding ribonuclease J, giving the protein MTNFPALKAPDPVPEGRCVSPPWGTREVGRNMTVFEVEDRLLVVDCGVLFPEEDQPGVDLILPDFSSIEDRLDDIVALVLTHGHEDHIGGVPYLLRLREDIPLVGSELTLAFVEAKLAEHRIRPVLHQVREHERTDYGPFDLEFVAVNHSIPDAMAVMIRTSAGNALVTGDFKMDSLPIDGRVTDLRSFARFGEEGVDLFCVDSTNAEVPGMIGHEGEIGPVLDGVFADSQGQIVVASFASHVHRVQQVLDAAALHGRRVALVGRSMVRNMGIASARGYLKVPDGVLIDPRDVTTLPPDERVLMVTGSQGEPMAALSRMAHSEHRSVTIEPGDTVVFASSLIPGNENSVFRVINQLMRLGARVVHQGNAKVHVSGHASSEELLHVYNIVGPGNVMPIHGEIRHLVANGALAVKTGIDPERVVLCEDGVVVDLVDGRAAIAGQVPCGYVYVDGASVGEIDETELKDRRILAEEGFVSVYAVVETKTGTILAGPHIQARGMAEDDAVFDDVLPDVTEALAQALEGGRADAYSLQQVMRRTLGRWVGRRLRRRPMIVPVVIEA; this is encoded by the coding sequence GTGACGAACTTTCCTGCACTGAAGGCTCCCGACCCGGTTCCCGAGGGGCGCTGCGTGTCACCGCCCTGGGGGACTCGGGAGGTCGGGCGCAACATGACTGTCTTCGAGGTCGAGGACAGGCTGCTCGTGGTTGACTGCGGTGTGCTCTTCCCCGAGGAGGACCAGCCCGGTGTCGATCTCATCCTGCCGGACTTCTCCTCCATTGAGGACCGGCTCGACGACATTGTCGCCCTGGTCCTCACCCACGGTCACGAGGACCACATCGGCGGGGTGCCCTACCTGCTGAGGCTGCGTGAGGACATCCCCCTGGTGGGCTCCGAGCTCACGCTGGCCTTCGTGGAGGCCAAGCTGGCTGAGCACCGCATCCGTCCGGTCCTGCACCAGGTCCGTGAGCACGAGCGCACCGACTACGGCCCCTTTGACCTGGAGTTCGTGGCCGTCAACCACTCCATCCCCGACGCCATGGCCGTCATGATCCGTACCAGCGCAGGCAACGCCCTGGTCACCGGTGACTTCAAGATGGACTCCCTGCCTATCGACGGGCGTGTCACCGACCTGCGCTCCTTCGCCCGCTTCGGGGAGGAGGGCGTAGACCTGTTCTGCGTGGACTCCACCAACGCGGAGGTCCCCGGCATGATCGGCCACGAGGGGGAGATCGGGCCGGTGCTCGACGGGGTGTTCGCCGACTCCCAGGGGCAGATTGTCGTTGCTTCCTTTGCTAGTCACGTCCATCGCGTCCAGCAGGTCCTTGACGCCGCCGCGCTCCACGGCCGCCGGGTGGCACTGGTGGGACGCTCCATGGTGCGCAACATGGGAATCGCCTCTGCCCGCGGCTATCTCAAGGTGCCCGACGGGGTGCTGATCGACCCCCGTGACGTCACTACGCTGCCTCCTGACGAGCGTGTCCTCATGGTGACAGGCTCCCAGGGCGAGCCCATGGCGGCCTTGTCGCGCATGGCTCACTCCGAGCATCGCTCGGTGACGATCGAGCCGGGTGACACCGTGGTCTTCGCCTCCTCCCTCATCCCCGGCAACGAGAACTCGGTGTTCCGTGTCATCAACCAGCTGATGCGTCTGGGTGCCCGGGTCGTCCACCAGGGTAACGCTAAGGTCCATGTCTCCGGCCACGCCTCCTCCGAGGAGCTGCTCCACGTCTACAACATCGTCGGCCCCGGCAACGTCATGCCGATCCACGGCGAGATCCGGCACCTGGTGGCCAACGGCGCGCTGGCGGTCAAGACGGGAATCGACCCGGAGCGAGTGGTCCTGTGCGAGGACGGTGTCGTCGTCGACCTCGTTGACGGCAGGGCCGCCATCGCGGGACAGGTCCCGTGCGGCTACGTCTACGTTGACGGCGCCTCGGTGGGGGAGATTGATGAGACCGAGCTCAAGGACCGCCGGATCCTGGCGGAGGAGGGGTTCGTGTCGGTCTACGCGGTCGTGGAGACCAAGACTGGGACGATCCTCGCGGGCCCCCACATCCAGGCTCGGGGGATGGCTGAGGACGACGCCGTCTTCGACGACGTCCTTCCCGACGTCACCGAGGCCCTGGCCCAGGCCCTGGAAGGCGGTCGTGCTGACGCCTACTCGCTCCAGCAGGTTATGCGGCGCACGCTGGGCCGGTGGGTAGGGCGGCGGCTGAGGCGGCGGCCCATGATCGTCCCCGTGGTCATCGAGGCGTGA
- a CDS encoding MalY/PatB family protein has translation MSGMSEPASVPAPGSATSLTRSFDALTPEVMRERGSLKWTYYPGDIIGAWVAEMDLGTAPAVAAVIQRCAQEGTIGYLPPETAQAACQEVARYHREAFGWDVPAEEVSLLPDVLSALNAVIAFHTREGSPVIVPTPAYMPFLSIPGHHGRDCLQVPALERRNHDGSPRWELDLDGIEAAMRQGAGLLVLCNPWNPVGRVLSAEELSAVAFLSSRYGVPVFADEVHAPLVLDPSLTHIPYGSLPDTDPALTYTATAVSKGWNIPALKCAQLIASGQARARWEADPRSAGLSHSASLLGAQAVLAALRDGQDWLAQVRRYIRTNAELVRQGLDTADGLEVTLPEGTYLAWLDCRGLGTDNPARFFRRRAGVAMNEGVTFGDAWDGFCRLNLATGRAIEAETVRRIVTAARQRPVSA, from the coding sequence ATGTCCGGTATGTCCGAGCCAGCATCCGTCCCTGCCCCGGGCTCAGCCACGTCGCTGACGCGCTCCTTCGACGCCCTGACCCCGGAGGTCATGCGTGAACGCGGCTCCCTGAAGTGGACCTACTACCCTGGTGACATCATCGGCGCCTGGGTGGCGGAGATGGACCTGGGCACGGCCCCGGCGGTGGCAGCAGTAATCCAGCGTTGCGCGCAGGAGGGGACTATCGGCTACCTGCCTCCAGAGACCGCGCAGGCTGCCTGCCAGGAGGTGGCTCGCTACCACCGCGAGGCCTTCGGGTGGGACGTGCCCGCAGAGGAGGTCAGCCTTCTGCCGGACGTGCTGTCAGCTCTCAATGCGGTCATCGCCTTCCACACCCGGGAGGGGTCTCCCGTCATCGTCCCGACCCCGGCCTACATGCCCTTCCTCAGCATCCCGGGCCACCACGGCCGCGACTGCCTACAGGTCCCGGCGCTGGAGCGGCGCAACCATGACGGCTCCCCTCGCTGGGAACTGGACCTGGACGGGATCGAGGCCGCCATGCGGCAGGGAGCCGGGCTTCTGGTACTGTGCAACCCCTGGAACCCTGTGGGGCGGGTCCTGTCCGCCGAGGAGCTCAGCGCCGTCGCCTTCCTGTCCTCACGCTATGGCGTACCCGTGTTCGCCGACGAGGTCCACGCTCCCCTGGTCCTAGACCCCTCCCTGACCCACATCCCCTACGGCTCCCTACCAGACACGGACCCGGCCCTCACGTACACGGCCACCGCCGTGTCCAAGGGCTGGAACATCCCGGCGCTTAAGTGCGCCCAGCTGATCGCCTCAGGGCAGGCCCGGGCACGGTGGGAGGCGGACCCCCGCAGCGCGGGACTGTCGCACAGCGCGTCGCTCCTGGGGGCGCAGGCAGTCCTCGCCGCGCTTCGTGACGGCCAGGACTGGCTAGCACAGGTACGCCGCTACATCCGTACCAACGCCGAGCTGGTGCGCCAGGGGCTGGACACCGCAGACGGCCTGGAGGTCACCCTTCCGGAGGGGACCTACCTGGCGTGGCTGGACTGCCGCGGCCTGGGGACGGACAATCCGGCGCGCTTCTTCCGCCGCCGGGCAGGAGTCGCCATGAACGAGGGCGTGACCTTCGGGGACGCCTGGGACGGCTTCTGCCGCCTCAACCTGGCCACCGGCCGGGCCATTGAGGCGGAGACCGTCCGCAGGATCGTCACGGCGGCCCGGCAGCGCCCGGTCAGCGCCTGA
- a CDS encoding fumarylacetoacetate hydrolase family protein, with protein sequence MRIARFSTGDEPRYGIVQGVPDTETTPSGDCDGHLLVLRGDPLFSLPEATGEVVELRDARLLSPVIPRSKVVGVGSNYREHALEMGQPGPPETPVVFLKPNTSVIGPDVPVVLPGWTSEVSYEAELAVVVRTLAKDVSVQDVPDVVLGYTVANDVTARDCQRTEPQWVRAKGFDTSCPLGPWIEVPEPGREPAFDPADTVVRARVDGVLVQEGRTRDMVRSIAELVSYVSTVFTLLPGDVVLTGTPAGVGEIRAGQRVEVEVEGIGSFSNPVVRR encoded by the coding sequence ATGAGGATTGCGCGCTTCTCTACCGGTGACGAGCCGCGTTACGGCATCGTCCAGGGAGTTCCGGACACTGAGACCACTCCCTCCGGGGACTGTGACGGCCACCTCCTGGTCCTCAGGGGGGACCCGTTGTTCTCCCTGCCGGAGGCTACGGGGGAGGTGGTGGAGCTGCGCGACGCCCGTCTTCTCTCCCCGGTCATCCCCCGTTCCAAGGTGGTTGGTGTCGGGAGCAACTACCGTGAGCACGCCCTGGAGATGGGGCAGCCCGGCCCGCCGGAGACTCCGGTCGTCTTCCTCAAGCCCAACACGAGCGTCATTGGTCCTGACGTACCGGTCGTCCTTCCGGGGTGGACCAGTGAGGTCAGCTATGAGGCAGAGCTGGCGGTCGTGGTGCGGACCCTAGCCAAGGACGTCTCCGTCCAGGACGTGCCCGACGTCGTCCTGGGGTACACGGTGGCCAACGACGTCACTGCGCGTGACTGCCAGCGCACCGAGCCCCAGTGGGTCCGGGCCAAGGGGTTTGACACCTCCTGCCCCCTGGGGCCGTGGATCGAGGTCCCGGAGCCGGGGCGTGAGCCTGCCTTCGACCCGGCGGACACGGTGGTGCGCGCCCGTGTGGACGGTGTGCTGGTCCAGGAGGGACGGACCAGGGACATGGTCCGCAGCATCGCCGAGCTCGTCTCCTACGTGTCCACTGTCTTCACGCTGCTGCCCGGCGACGTGGTGCTCACCGGCACGCCCGCCGGGGTTGGTGAGATCCGTGCAGGGCAGAGGGTGGAGGTGGAGGTCGAGGGGATCGGCTCGTTCTCCAACCCGGTCGTCAGGCGCTGA
- a CDS encoding alanine/glycine:cation symporter family protein, with translation MSALQSFLTSTSDLLFSTVLVWLLLAVGLYFTVRTRAVQLRHAGSIAGAVAGSRSGAQGGISSFQAFAIGLACRVGTGNIVGVALALAWGGPGAVLWMWLVAVLGTATAFAESTLAQVFKVRRGDGTFRGGPAHYMSLGLGLPVMGGIFAVVFMVANGLAMPMVQANAITASLGAASGLPAWVGALLVTALTAPVLLGGLRAMARVAEYLAPFMALSYLLLVLVILLTHPGEAWEALRSIFAHALGLRPGLAGVAGGIMAAVLNGVRRGLFSNEAGLGGSACAAGSATVSHPVQQGLIQAFGVVVDTLVVCTATALVILVAGRRVDIAGATSDDAAGHLTQDAVAGLVGEWTRWPMAVLVMVLAYTTIIGAFSYAQVCLDYLTRSPLASYCLQVAAVCCGALGAVQPLTTVWTLADVLLGMGAILNLTALALLGRWVVGALRDWEAQRGARIVGPSPGRSEDVPGPAVLTQPEFHADSPYLPAPLTTGAWPLAAQGQGSRSPVVPQAD, from the coding sequence ATGTCTGCTCTTCAGTCGTTCCTGACCAGTACCTCCGACCTCCTCTTCTCCACGGTGCTCGTGTGGCTGCTGCTGGCCGTGGGCCTGTACTTCACCGTCCGTACCCGGGCGGTCCAGCTGCGGCACGCGGGCAGTATCGCCGGTGCTGTGGCGGGATCACGGTCAGGGGCGCAAGGCGGTATCTCCTCCTTCCAGGCCTTCGCCATAGGGCTGGCCTGCCGGGTGGGCACCGGCAACATCGTGGGGGTGGCACTGGCCCTGGCCTGGGGAGGTCCGGGCGCGGTTCTGTGGATGTGGCTGGTAGCTGTCCTCGGCACGGCCACCGCTTTTGCCGAGTCCACCCTGGCGCAGGTCTTCAAGGTGCGCCGTGGCGACGGGACGTTCCGTGGAGGCCCGGCCCACTACATGTCGCTGGGGCTGGGGCTGCCGGTCATGGGCGGGATCTTCGCGGTCGTGTTCATGGTCGCCAACGGTCTGGCCATGCCCATGGTGCAGGCCAACGCCATCACCGCCTCCCTGGGTGCTGCCAGCGGCCTGCCCGCCTGGGTCGGCGCGCTCCTGGTCACGGCCCTGACGGCACCCGTCCTGCTGGGAGGTCTGCGTGCCATGGCCCGGGTGGCTGAGTACCTGGCCCCGTTTATGGCCCTGTCCTACCTCCTGCTCGTCCTGGTGATCCTGTTGACGCACCCCGGTGAGGCCTGGGAGGCCCTGCGCTCGATCTTTGCCCACGCCCTGGGCCTGCGTCCCGGGCTGGCGGGAGTGGCCGGCGGGATCATGGCCGCCGTCCTCAACGGTGTGCGCCGAGGACTGTTCTCCAACGAGGCGGGCCTGGGAGGCTCCGCGTGTGCCGCAGGGTCGGCAACCGTCTCCCACCCGGTCCAGCAGGGTCTTATCCAGGCCTTCGGCGTCGTCGTGGACACGCTCGTGGTCTGCACGGCGACCGCCCTGGTCATCCTCGTGGCCGGGCGGCGCGTTGACATCGCGGGAGCGACCAGTGACGACGCCGCTGGGCACCTGACACAGGACGCCGTGGCCGGGCTGGTGGGGGAGTGGACTCGGTGGCCTATGGCGGTCCTGGTCATGGTCCTGGCCTACACCACGATCATCGGAGCCTTCTCCTACGCCCAGGTCTGCCTGGACTACCTCACACGCTCCCCCCTGGCCTCCTACTGCCTTCAGGTCGCCGCCGTGTGCTGTGGCGCCCTGGGAGCGGTCCAGCCTCTGACCACCGTGTGGACACTGGCGGACGTCCTTCTGGGGATGGGTGCCATCCTCAACCTGACCGCCCTGGCTCTGCTGGGGCGGTGGGTCGTCGGTGCGCTGCGGGACTGGGAGGCTCAGCGCGGCGCCCGGATTGTCGGGCCGTCCCCGGGGAGGAGCGAAGACGTGCCTGGTCCGGCGGTCCTGACGCAGCCCGAGTTCCATGCCGACTCCCCCTACTTGCCTGCACCTCTCACCACTGGTGCGTGGCCCCTGGCAGCACAGGGCCAGGGCAGTAGGAGCCCGGTGGTACCTCAGGCTGACTAG
- a CDS encoding alanine/glycine:cation symporter family protein, with protein MNLEEQVATVLELVSDTFYTYVLAVLLVGAGIYLTVRTRGVQVRHWGTMLASVVRSRTGARGGISSFQAFAVGLAARVGIGNIAGVAIAVVAGGPGALFWMWVVAVIGMATGFTESTLAQVFKERGRDFTFRGGPAYYMKNGLGSRLLGSVFAVMCIVSVGGTVVMVQTNALAGVVSATVPSVQPWMVGVCLVLLTGPVVLGGLRSVARVTEWLSPVMALIYVVVALVVIVANIAEVPGVLVSVVRGAFGADQALFGTAGGMVAALVNGVRRGLFSNEAGLGTVPNAAGTATVSHPVRQGLIQGFGVFVDTVVVCTATGLLILLATDTYQPGNDSLVGAVLTQQAVVEHLGSWTTWPMVVLIFVLVFSTVLGCYSYSQVNVNFLGGQHRAEQAFGVLLTAAAFTGCVLTLPVVWALTDIALGLLGLLNLVVIVWLAPWALGALRDFEAQRRQGRDPVFSGHANPYLPGDVVEGVWEPEEPGAEVPLR; from the coding sequence GTGAACCTGGAGGAGCAGGTTGCCACCGTCCTCGAGCTGGTCAGCGACACCTTCTACACCTACGTCCTGGCGGTCCTCCTGGTGGGGGCAGGCATCTACCTCACCGTGCGCACCCGCGGCGTCCAGGTGCGTCACTGGGGCACCATGCTGGCCTCCGTGGTGCGCTCGCGCACGGGTGCGCGCGGAGGGATCTCCTCCTTCCAGGCCTTCGCCGTCGGACTGGCGGCCCGGGTGGGCATCGGCAACATCGCCGGGGTGGCGATCGCCGTCGTCGCCGGAGGGCCGGGTGCCTTGTTCTGGATGTGGGTGGTGGCCGTCATCGGCATGGCCACGGGCTTCACCGAGTCCACGCTGGCCCAGGTCTTCAAGGAGAGGGGACGCGACTTCACCTTCCGGGGCGGGCCCGCCTACTACATGAAGAACGGCCTGGGCTCTCGGCTCCTAGGCAGCGTCTTCGCGGTCATGTGCATCGTCTCGGTGGGCGGCACCGTGGTCATGGTCCAGACCAACGCCCTGGCGGGGGTGGTCAGCGCGACCGTGCCCTCCGTCCAGCCGTGGATGGTCGGGGTCTGCCTGGTGCTGCTCACCGGTCCCGTGGTCCTGGGCGGGCTGAGGTCCGTGGCACGGGTGACCGAGTGGCTGTCCCCGGTCATGGCGCTGATCTACGTCGTCGTCGCCCTCGTGGTCATCGTGGCCAATATCGCTGAGGTCCCGGGGGTGCTCGTCTCTGTCGTGCGCGGCGCCTTCGGGGCCGACCAGGCACTGTTCGGGACCGCAGGTGGCATGGTCGCCGCGCTCGTCAACGGTGTGCGCCGCGGCCTGTTCTCTAACGAGGCCGGCCTGGGGACCGTGCCTAACGCCGCCGGCACGGCCACGGTCTCCCACCCGGTGCGGCAGGGGCTCATCCAGGGCTTCGGGGTCTTCGTGGACACGGTCGTGGTGTGTACGGCGACCGGGCTGCTGATCCTCCTGGCCACCGACACCTACCAGCCTGGCAACGACTCCCTCGTGGGGGCGGTCCTGACCCAGCAGGCCGTGGTGGAGCACCTGGGGTCGTGGACGACCTGGCCCATGGTGGTGCTCATCTTCGTCCTCGTCTTCTCTACCGTCCTGGGCTGCTACTCCTACTCCCAGGTCAATGTCAACTTCCTGGGCGGCCAGCACCGTGCCGAGCAGGCCTTTGGCGTGCTGCTGACTGCTGCGGCCTTTACCGGGTGCGTGCTGACACTGCCCGTGGTGTGGGCGCTGACTGACATCGCCCTGGGGCTGCTCGGCCTGCTCAACCTGGTGGTTATCGTGTGGCTGGCGCCCTGGGCACTGGGGGCGCTGCGCGACTTCGAGGCCCAGCGTCGGCAGGGCCGGGACCCGGTGTTCTCCGGGCACGCCAACCCTTACCTGCCCGGTGACGTCGTCGAGGGTGTCTGGGAGCCTGAGGAGCCGGGGGCCGAGGTCCCCCTCCGGTAG
- a CDS encoding alanine/glycine:cation symporter family protein gives MDALAADLQAVADWVTLHVTMWVLIGTGLVLTVRTRVVQVRHLGSMLRQVLGSRSGAHGGISSFQAFAISLAARVGVGNIFGVAAALLLGGPGAVFWMWVVALVGMATAFFEATLAQLFKVRDPDGSFRGGPAFYMARGMRNRVLAGVYAVITVVTCGFVITSVQSNAIAGTLLSAVGPGGSALPGLGGLSAAQLVIAALVLVFTAMVVLGGVRAVARVTEWMAPVMALVYIVMVLIICLANLGQFFTVIGEIITSAFSPRPLVGGLGGGILAAVINGTRRGLFSNEAGQGTAPNAAATATVTHPVHQGLIQSLGVFIDTIVVCTATAFVILIAGPQVWEAPGADPSSLTTMAVAHELGAWTVLPMAVLVFVLAYSSIIAAYVYSDTNMSFLTGGRRWATWAVRLLSVLSATVGALLSLEVVWNAVDIAMAVMTVTNLVALLALSGWGLGALRDWEAQKRAGVAVPVLVARDNPYLPGPLPGDVWDEASADDAAQHSR, from the coding sequence ATGGATGCTCTTGCTGCTGACCTCCAGGCTGTTGCCGACTGGGTGACCCTTCACGTCACCATGTGGGTCCTCATCGGTACCGGGCTGGTTCTCACCGTGCGTACCCGTGTGGTCCAGGTCCGCCACCTGGGCAGCATGCTGCGCCAGGTCCTCGGCTCTCGCTCAGGCGCGCACGGGGGAATCTCCTCCTTCCAGGCCTTCGCCATCTCCCTGGCCGCACGGGTCGGGGTAGGCAACATCTTCGGCGTCGCCGCCGCCCTGCTGCTGGGAGGGCCGGGCGCCGTGTTCTGGATGTGGGTGGTGGCCCTGGTCGGCATGGCCACCGCCTTCTTCGAGGCGACCCTGGCCCAGCTGTTCAAGGTGCGCGACCCCGACGGCTCCTTCCGCGGCGGGCCCGCCTTCTACATGGCCCGAGGGATGAGAAACCGGGTCCTGGCTGGCGTCTACGCGGTCATCACAGTGGTCACCTGTGGCTTTGTCATCACCTCGGTGCAGTCCAACGCCATCGCTGGCACGCTGCTGTCAGCGGTGGGGCCGGGCGGCTCGGCGCTTCCTGGCCTGGGCGGCCTCAGTGCCGCCCAGTTGGTCATCGCCGCCCTCGTCCTCGTCTTCACCGCCATGGTGGTGCTTGGCGGCGTTCGGGCCGTGGCTCGTGTCACCGAGTGGATGGCTCCGGTCATGGCGCTGGTCTACATCGTTATGGTGCTCATCATCTGTCTGGCCAACCTTGGCCAGTTCTTCACCGTCATCGGGGAGATCATCACCTCCGCCTTCTCGCCCCGCCCCCTGGTAGGCGGCCTGGGCGGCGGGATCCTGGCCGCAGTCATCAACGGCACCAGGCGGGGGCTGTTCTCCAACGAGGCAGGCCAGGGCACTGCTCCCAACGCCGCTGCCACGGCCACGGTCACTCACCCCGTCCACCAGGGCCTCATCCAGTCCCTGGGCGTGTTCATCGACACGATCGTGGTGTGCACCGCCACCGCCTTCGTCATCCTCATCGCGGGCCCGCAGGTGTGGGAGGCACCGGGAGCGGACCCCTCCTCCCTCACGACGATGGCGGTCGCCCACGAGCTGGGAGCCTGGACGGTACTGCCCATGGCTGTGCTGGTCTTCGTGCTCGCCTACTCCTCGATCATTGCCGCCTATGTCTACTCCGACACCAACATGTCCTTCCTGACCGGGGGCAGGAGATGGGCCACGTGGGCGGTGCGGCTGCTGTCGGTCCTGTCCGCCACGGTGGGCGCTTTGCTCTCCCTGGAGGTGGTGTGGAACGCCGTTGACATCGCCATGGCGGTCATGACAGTGACCAACCTCGTCGCCCTCCTCGCCCTGTCGGGCTGGGGCCTGGGAGCGCTGAGGGACTGGGAGGCGCAGAAGCGCGCGGGCGTAGCCGTCCCCGTTCTCGTCGCCAGGGACAACCCCTACCTGCCCGGCCCCCTCCCTGGGGACGTGTGGGACGAGGCATCAGCCGACGACGCTGCGCAGCACTCCCGGTAG
- a CDS encoding DEAD/DEAH box helicase: MTAPALNVMLDSLIPADDPQQAPEPEEVYLAFAEWAESTGRPLYPHQDEALSQILEDRHVIAATPTGSGKSVIALAAHTASLARGGRSYYTAPLKALVSEKFFELVGLFGVDNVGMVTGDTSINADAPVICCTAEILANQALREGEDMDVDCVIMDEFHYYADPQRGWAWQVPLLELPRAQMVLMSATLGDVSFFVRDLEARTGRQVAVVDDAVRPVPLEMDYVVEPVGELLQRLVGQDKAPTYVVHFSQKEAVARATSLLSTDLVPRSRKEETARALGDVRFAKGFGTTLSRLLRSGIGVHHAGMLPRYRRLVERLAREGLLAVVCGTDTLGVGINVPIRTVVLTSLVKFDGSRERHLTAREFHQVAGRAGRAGFDTRGYVEVQAPEHAIDNARALAKAGDDERRRRKVVRRKAPPGRVSWTEGTFERLRDAAPETLTSQFQVTSTMVLALMERPGDPVTHMAALLGRAHVTPAQRRVHVRRALDIYRSLRTAGVVEHVSSAQAAADGRPRLRLAVDLPWEFALNQPLAPFALAAMDLLGVDSPSHTLDVVSVVESTLEDPRPLLYAQQKAARAEAVAAMKAEGLDYEERMAALEEVTWPRPLADLLTPALEMYRTANPWVAEYELSPKSVVREMVENAMTFSDLVARYDLGRSEGVILRYLTDAYRALRQVVPEEHRTPEVLELVEWLGELVRAVDSSLLDEWEALGAAQAGALETAAQTQETVIVGPGWRLGEPSAGVERPFGADADGKVALTRNLHAFRVAVRREMFRRVELMARDDVEALGRLDASSGWGEDRWDQVLGRYWEEYDWIGTDTSARAAALAPLEEDPDEAALAAAGVSERLREALEVQGRQVWLATQVVDDPEGDHDWRLTALVDLAECDREERAVVHLLRVGPQG, translated from the coding sequence ATGACAGCCCCGGCCCTCAACGTCATGCTCGACTCCCTCATCCCGGCCGACGACCCGCAGCAGGCGCCCGAGCCCGAGGAGGTCTACCTGGCCTTTGCCGAGTGGGCCGAGTCGACAGGCCGCCCCCTCTACCCGCACCAGGATGAGGCGCTGTCCCAGATTCTTGAGGACCGCCACGTCATTGCTGCCACCCCCACGGGCTCAGGCAAGTCCGTCATCGCCCTAGCCGCCCACACCGCCTCCCTGGCCCGGGGCGGGCGCTCTTACTACACCGCCCCGCTCAAGGCCCTGGTCTCCGAGAAGTTCTTCGAGCTCGTAGGGCTGTTCGGTGTCGACAACGTCGGCATGGTCACCGGAGACACCTCCATCAACGCCGACGCGCCTGTCATCTGCTGCACCGCGGAGATCCTGGCCAACCAGGCGCTGCGCGAGGGCGAGGACATGGACGTCGACTGCGTCATCATGGACGAGTTCCACTACTACGCCGACCCGCAGCGAGGATGGGCATGGCAGGTCCCTCTCCTGGAGCTGCCCCGAGCCCAGATGGTGCTCATGTCAGCGACCCTGGGGGACGTCAGCTTCTTCGTGCGGGACCTGGAGGCGCGCACCGGCCGCCAGGTCGCTGTCGTCGACGACGCCGTGCGCCCCGTGCCCCTGGAGATGGACTACGTCGTGGAGCCGGTCGGCGAGCTCCTCCAGCGGCTCGTGGGCCAGGACAAGGCGCCGACCTACGTCGTCCACTTCTCGCAGAAGGAGGCCGTGGCGCGGGCGACCTCGCTGCTGAGCACGGACCTGGTGCCCAGGTCCCGCAAGGAGGAGACCGCCCGGGCGCTGGGCGACGTCCGCTTCGCCAAGGGATTCGGGACCACGCTGTCTCGGCTGCTGCGCAGCGGGATCGGGGTGCACCACGCCGGGATGCTTCCGCGCTACCGCAGGCTCGTCGAGCGCCTGGCCCGCGAGGGGCTGCTCGCCGTCGTCTGCGGGACCGACACCCTGGGAGTCGGCATCAACGTACCTATCCGCACCGTGGTCCTGACCTCCCTGGTGAAGTTTGACGGGTCCCGAGAGCGTCATCTCACAGCACGGGAGTTCCACCAGGTTGCTGGACGGGCCGGACGAGCAGGCTTCGACACCCGCGGCTACGTGGAGGTCCAGGCCCCGGAGCACGCCATCGACAACGCCCGGGCGCTGGCCAAAGCGGGCGACGACGAGCGCAGACGGCGCAAGGTCGTGCGCAGGAAGGCCCCTCCCGGCCGGGTGAGCTGGACGGAGGGGACCTTCGAGCGGCTGCGCGACGCTGCCCCGGAGACGCTGACCAGCCAGTTCCAGGTCACCAGCACCATGGTGCTGGCCCTTATGGAGCGACCCGGCGACCCGGTAACCCACATGGCCGCACTGCTGGGGCGAGCCCACGTGACACCTGCGCAGCGGCGCGTGCACGTGCGCCGAGCACTGGACATCTACCGGTCCCTGCGCACCGCAGGGGTGGTGGAGCACGTCTCCTCCGCCCAGGCCGCCGCGGACGGGCGGCCCCGCCTGCGCCTGGCGGTGGATCTTCCCTGGGAGTTCGCCCTCAACCAGCCCCTGGCACCCTTCGCCCTAGCTGCCATGGACCTGCTGGGCGTAGACTCCCCCAGCCACACGCTGGACGTGGTCTCAGTGGTGGAGTCCACGCTGGAGGACCCCCGTCCGCTCCTGTACGCCCAGCAGAAGGCCGCCCGGGCAGAGGCAGTGGCAGCCATGAAGGCCGAGGGCCTGGACTACGAGGAGCGCATGGCGGCCCTGGAAGAGGTCACCTGGCCGCGTCCCCTGGCTGACTTGCTGACCCCTGCCCTGGAGATGTACCGGACCGCCAACCCGTGGGTAGCCGAGTACGAGCTCTCCCCGAAGTCCGTGGTGCGGGAGATGGTGGAGAACGCCATGACCTTCTCCGACCTGGTGGCCCGCTACGACCTGGGGCGCAGTGAGGGCGTCATCCTGCGTTACCTCACCGACGCCTACCGGGCGCTGCGCCAGGTCGTGCCCGAGGAGCACCGCACCCCGGAGGTGCTCGAGCTCGTCGAGTGGCTGGGCGAGCTGGTACGGGCAGTCGACTCCTCCCTTCTGGACGAGTGGGAGGCGCTGGGGGCCGCCCAGGCAGGGGCGCTGGAGACGGCGGCGCAGACGCAGGAGACGGTCATCGTGGGCCCGGGCTGGCGGCTCGGGGAACCCTCGGCGGGTGTGGAGCGACCCTTCGGCGCCGATGCTGACGGCAAAGTTGCCCTCACCCGCAACCTGCACGCCTTCCGGGTGGCGGTCCGCCGTGAGATGTTCCGCCGCGTGGAGCTAATGGCTCGTGACGACGTCGAGGCGCTGGGACGCCTGGACGCCTCCTCCGGGTGGGGTGAGGACCGGTGGGACCAGGTGCTGGGCCGCTACTGGGAGGAGTACGACTGGATCGGCACCGACACCTCCGCCCGCGCGGCCGCCCTGGCTCCTCTGGAGGAGGATCCGGACGAGGCTGCGCTGGCCGCTGCGGGTGTCAGCGAGAGGCTGCGTGAGGCCCTGGAGGTACAGGGCCGACAAGTGTGGCTGGCCACGCAGGTTGTCGACGACCCCGAGGGGGACCACGACTGGCGCCTGACGGCCCTGGTCGACCTGGCCGAGTGCGATCGCGAGGAGCGGGCCGTCGTCCACCTGCTGCGCGTGGGTCCGCAGGGCTGA